In Styela clava chromosome 14, kaStyClav1.hap1.2, whole genome shotgun sequence, the following are encoded in one genomic region:
- the LOC120341654 gene encoding cysteine--tRNA ligase, cytoplasmic-like has translation MADGSQSDVTAKAKRQQPDWSPPTQDDQPRLKLYNSLTRRKEVFVPQFGNRVLWYCCGPTVYDASHMGHARSYISFDILRRILSDYFGYDVLYCMNVTDIDDKIIKRARQNHLLKEYQQRATELKKVIEDAKNALKIYKSKLDDTTDPDKKTMLIKIIETAGKSLLPAEEKSKIESGDTSSTKQEIESLIQECKDPLAEWLDAQFGGFITDNSIFSELPRYWEKEYFKDMEALNVAPADVLTRVSEYIPENIEFVAKIIENGFAYEANGSVYFSVSDFDNSKEHFYAKLVPEAFGDQKALQEGEGDLSLSLGGKRSQNDFALWKASKPGEPAWDSPWGKGRPGWHVECSVMASCILGGSMDIHTGGVDLRFPHHDNELAQSEAYHNNSHWVRYFLHSGHLTIQGCKMSKSLKNFITIKDALKKNTARQLRFAFLLHSWKDTLDYSSNTMSDAMQYEKYLSEFFLNIKNILRGTSFTEPENFKKWEEEEVALNKNFNQHQQNVHAALCDNVDTRTAMHCIKQLATTTNTYIAKKRELKMVPDGWLLKTIAKYVTKLMRIFGAIEGGNVDSIGFPLETSGSASSDLEETVMPYLTAFADFRENVRKIAREHKVTEALKLCDQVRDDVLPELGVRLEDLDNSETVVKLVDREQLMREKEEKLKIEEIKRKKKEEAAKKKAEQEAAKLAKSKISPTEMFLGETDKYSKFDEDGFPLVTTDGNELSKGQIKKLKKVYDTQKKLHDSYLATLQNGAK, from the coding sequence ATGGCGGACGGGAGTCAAAGTGATGTCACAGCAAAAGCGAAGAGACAACAGCCTGATTGGTCACCTCCAACTCAAGATGACCAACCCCgattaaaattatataacagCTTGACACGACGAAAAGAGGTTTTCGTTCCACAGTTTGGAAACCGAGTTCTGTGGTACTGCTGTGGTCCTACTGTTTACGATGCATCTCATATGGGCCATGCTCGTTCATACATTTCGTTCGATATTTTACGTAGAATATTGTCCGACTACTTCGGATACGATGTGTTATATTGCATGAACGTCACGGATATTgatgataaaattataaaacgCGCCAGACAAAATCATTTGTTAAAAGAATACCAACAGAGGGCCACAGAATTGAAAAAAGTAATTGAAGACGCTAAAAAtgctttaaaaatatacaaatcaaaacTTGATGACACAACCGATCCTGACAAGAAAACTATGCTCATAAAAATAATAGAAACTGCTGGAAAAAGCTTATTACCTGCtgaagaaaaatcaaaaatagagAGCGGCGATACCTCGTCTACAAAACAAGAAATTGAATCGTTAATTCAAGAATGTAAAGATCCTCTTGCTGAATGGCTTGACGCGCAATTTGGTGGTTTCATAACTGACAATTCAATCTTCTCTGAACTACCAAGGTACTGGGAAAAAGAATACTTTAAAGACATGGAGGCCCTCAACGTGGCTCCTGCAGACGTTTTAACCCGCGTTAGCGAATATATTCcggaaaatattgaatttgttgcgaaaattattgaaaacggTTTCGCCTACGAAGCTAATGGTTCAGTGTATTTCTCTGTGTCAGATTTTGACAACTCTAAAGAACATTTCTACGCGAAATTAGTTCCAGAAGCTTTTGGCGATCAAAAAGCTTTACAAGAAGGCGAAGGAGACTTAAGTTTGTCTTTAGGAGGGAAACGATCACAAAATGATTTTGCGTTATGGAAAGCCTCAAAACCCGGGGAACCTGCATGGGACTCTCCGTGGGGAAAAGGGCGCCCAGGTTGGCATGTCGAATGCTCAGTAATGGCGTCATGCATTCTTGGCGGGTCTATGGACATTCACACAGGAGGAGTTGATTTACGATTCCCGCATCATGACAACGAGTTAGCGCAGTCAGAAGCGTATCATAATAACTCTCACTGGGTGAGATATTTCCTGCACTCAGGGCACTTGACTATACAAGGATGTAAAATGTCAAAATCTTTAAAGaattttattactataaaaGATGCGCTGAAGAAAAACACGGCTCGACAACTTCGATTTGCGTTTTTATTGCACTCTTGGAAGGATACGCTCGATTATTCTAGCAATACTATGTCAGACGCCATGCAGTATGAAAAATATCTTAGCGAGTTCTtcttgaatattaaaaatattttgcgaGGGACTTCGTTTACTGAAccggaaaattttaaaaagtgggAGGAGGAGGAGGTcgcattgaataaaaattttaatcagCATCAACAGAATGTCCATGCCGCGTTATGCGACAATGTAGACACTCGTACAGCAATGCATTGTATAAAACAACTTGCGACAACGACAAACACGTACATTGCAAAAAAGAGAGAACTAAAAATGGTTCCGGATGGTTGGTTACTGAAAACTATTGCGAAATACGTCACAAAATTGATGAGAATTTTCGGTGCAATTGAAGGTGGTAACGTGGATTCAATCGGATTTCCGTTGGAAACTAGCGGTTCCGCTTCAAGCGATTTAGAAGAAACTGTTATGCCGTATTTAACAGCATTTGCAGATTTTCGCGAAAATGTTCGAAAGATTGCTAGGGAGCATAAAGTCACTGAAGCGTTAAAATTATGCGATCAAGTGCGAGATGATGTTCTTCCAGAACTCGGAGTGAGACTCGAAGATTTAGATAATTCGGAAACAGTTGTGAAACTTGTTGACAGGGAACAACTCATGcgtgaaaaagaagaaaaactgAAGATCGAAGAAATCAAACGTAAGAAAAAGGAAGAGGCTGCAAAGAAAAAGGCTGAACAAGAAGCCGCGAAACTAGCAAAGAGCAAAATTTCTCCGACAGAAATGTTTTTGGGTGAAACAgataaatattctaaatttgatGAAGATGGCTTTCCATTAGTAACGACCGATGGAAATGAACTCAGTAAAGGTCAgattaaaaagttgaaaaaagtaTACGACACTCAAAAGAAATTGCATGACTCGTATCTTGCGACTCTGCAAAATGGAGCAAAATAG
- the LOC120329137 gene encoding uncharacterized protein LOC120329137, with product MGKTVLKLIRRINDKVSRKKILSKVKKEPKRKNRLKPPPEVTKKKLQPPLEGWKRKKIIKLFEQGLNVVAIARRLEIANSCASRILKKYRETGSLQPGVAGAVSKVYTPEIVKKIIELKRENPNIYAWEIRDRLIEKPPASCISSINRILRLHRSEWKPEVRVVRRRYKKPTALTPEVIAKIMEYKTESPLTVVRKIRERLLAEGICNDDTLPSITTIRRYLRKSNISLRQILNRTRSDATLESDVLSSTEADYEEDMPPSGFRISEIDHEDDTPPSGLEIPSLLRRENLTTNPTALYEVRVLEPNATDAKPENSLVSLNRIRRLHQSEKEPEKGVSRRSYKKPAELTPEVTAKIMEYKTDTSLIAVRKIRERLFNEGVCNDDNLPSITTIRRYLQNLYISLRHISNRTRSDATIESDVLFSAETDYESGMPHSRLRITEISYEDDMPPSECQENLPTDPTALYEIQIPEQSATDSNPEKSESEIDAPFSGHDIPKKNVTPEKRRKIKINPPKRKTTVSKDFVQNKQSESGIDLPCQSDTTLPPKKRKANRVPHTTDVFPFGEQTINVSIFKDFPQLWGSGDLIDYSQKRNSLKRKVPMQCLTGQIPESGDSVDSNANRLYKKSRSGDNSPFRNFNELEVAEPCKVVRLNEINNYSCLNSQNQMNRIVYSSSRINGPNFNESDSGCATSSWSIEQDSAHIEEESIQPNFDCKIDKSSPSWEEKSLEQFISTPTTTDKLKPPPLVNCFEKPPRPMRHRHVKFELPMELLSS from the exons atgggcaaAACAGTTTTGAAACTTATTCGTCGCATAAATGACAAAGTATCGAGGAAAAAAATTCTCTCAAAAGTGAAGAAAGAACCAAAGCGTAAAAACAGACTCAAACCACCTCCAGAGGTGACTAAAAAGAAACTCCAGCCACCACTGGAAGGTTGGAAAAGAAAAAAGATCATTAAACTCTTCGAACAAGGGTTGAATGTCGTCGCGATCGCTAGAAGACTGGAAATTGCAAACTCATGCGCCAGTAGGATTTTGAAAAA GTATCGCGAGACCGGGAGTCTTCAGCCAGGCGTTGCGGGAGCAGTAAGTAAAGTTTACACTCCTGAGATTGTGAAgaaaattattgaattgaaacGAGAGAACCCAAACATATACGCATGGGAGATTCGAGACAG GTTGATAGAGAAGCCTCCAGCCTCTTGTATATCATCGATAAATCGGATACTACGGCTGCACCGATCAGAGTGGAAACCGGAAGTGAGAGTTGTGAGACGGAGATATAAGAAACCAACGGCACTGACGCCGGAAGTAATCGCAAAAATAATGGAATATAAAACTGAATCTCCTCTGACTGTCGTTCGAAAAATTCGAGAACGTTTGTTAGCTGAAGGCATTTGTAACGACGATACTTTACCGAGTATTACTACTATACGGAGATACTTAagaaaatcaaacatttcgttACGTCAAATTCTAAATCGAACCAGATCAGACGCTACTCTTGAATCTGATGTTCTATCTTCCACTGAAGCGGATTACGAAGAAGATATGCCACCTAGTGGATTTAGGATAAGTGAAATAGATCACGAAGATGATACACCACCTAGTGGACTAGAGATACCTTCACTTCTACGTCGAGAAAATTTAACGACAAATCCAACAGCGCTGTATGAGGTACGGGTACTAGAGCCAAACGCAACTGACGCTAAGCCAGAAAATAGCTTAGTATCGTTAAATCGGATACGAAGGCTTCACCAATCAGAGAAAGAGCCTGAAAAAGGAGTTTCTAGAAGAAGTTATAAGAAACCAGCAGAATTAACGCCGGAAGTAACTGCAAAAATAATGGAATATAAAACTGACACTTCTTTAATTGCCGTGCGAAAGATAAGGGAGCGTTTGTTCAATGAAGGGGTGTGTAACGACGATAATTTACCGAGTATTACTACAATACGACGATACTTGCAAAATTTGTACATTTCGTTGCGTCATATTTCTAATCGAACCAGATCAGACGCTACTATTGAATCTGATGTTCTATTTTCTGCGGAAACGGATTACGAAAGCGGTATGCCACATAGTAGACTTAGGATAACGGAAATCAGTTACGAAGACGATATGCCACCTAGCGAGTGTCAGGAAAATTTACCGACAGATCCAACTGCATTGTATGAAATTCAGATTCCAGAGCAAAGCGCAACCGACTCTAATCCAGAAAAATCAGAATCTGAAATCGATGCACCATTTAGTGGCCATGACATACCGAAGAAAAATGTCACACCTGAAAAACGACGAAAAATTAAGATTAATCCACCAAAACGTAAAACTACAGTCAGCAAAGACTTTGTACAGAATAAACAATCAGAATCTGGTATTGATTTACCTTGTCAAAGCGACACGACTTTACCGCCCAAAAAGCGGAAGGCAAACAGGGTTCCTCATACTACTGATGTCTTCCCTTTTGGGGAACAGACTATAAATGTCTCTATTTTCAAAGACTTTCCTCAGTTATGGGGATCTGGAGACTTGATTGACTATTCTCAGAAGCGAAATTCTCTGAAACGTAAAGTACCAATGCAGTGCTTAACTGGGCAAATCCCTGAAAGTGGGGATTCTGTCGATTCAAATGCAAATAGGTTGTACAAAAAGTCTCGATCAGGGGACAATTCTCCTTTCAGAAATTTTAATGAATTGGAAGTCGCTGAGCCGTGCAAGGTCGTCAGgttaaatgaaattaataattattcgtGTTTGAACTCGCAGAATCAAATGAACCGTATCGTCTACTCCTCTAGCAGAATAAATGGGCCTAATTTCAATGAATCAGATTCTGGCTGCGCTACCTCGTCTTGGTCTATTGAACAAGACTCCGCCCACATTGAGGAAGAATCGattcaaccaaattttgattgtaaaatTGATAAATCGTCGCCGTCTTGGGAAGAAAAAAGCCTTGAGCAATTTATATCGACTCCAACCACTACCGATAAACTCAAACCACCACCTCTTGTGAATTGTTTCGAAAAACCTCCGAGGCCGATGCGACATCGGCATGTTAAATTTGAACTTCCAATGGAATTGCTCTCAAGCTAA